In one window of Salinisphaera sp. T31B1 DNA:
- a CDS encoding Mov34/MPN/PAD-1 family protein: MFDEHADAIRAAAVAAYPNEAVFVITDETGCYEVRNVHPSPRESFAIGKKDMAAARAAGLRAIVHSHPDYPACPSEQDMRGQLSTAVPWGIVATNGEAATPITWWGAGTERPSLEGRPFVHGVTDCYSLIRDYYAAERDIDLMEIPRAWLWWQQGGDLYREWFGPAGFVQIAHAEAKPGDVWLTQIRSPVPNHGGILLERGECLHHPMTREGGPVQPKALSRREPINRWLPHIAQDRGGMILRYEGS, from the coding sequence ATGTTCGACGAGCACGCCGACGCGATCCGCGCCGCGGCGGTCGCCGCATACCCGAACGAGGCTGTATTCGTCATCACAGACGAAACCGGCTGTTACGAGGTGCGCAACGTGCACCCATCGCCGCGCGAGTCGTTCGCGATAGGCAAGAAAGACATGGCCGCCGCCCGGGCCGCAGGGCTGCGGGCGATCGTGCACAGCCACCCGGACTATCCGGCCTGCCCGAGCGAGCAGGACATGCGCGGCCAGCTGTCGACGGCCGTGCCGTGGGGCATCGTTGCCACCAATGGCGAGGCGGCTACGCCGATCACATGGTGGGGCGCCGGAACCGAGCGTCCCTCGCTGGAAGGCCGGCCGTTCGTGCACGGGGTGACGGACTGCTATTCGCTGATCCGCGACTACTACGCGGCGGAACGCGACATCGATCTGATGGAGATTCCGCGCGCCTGGCTCTGGTGGCAGCAGGGCGGCGACCTGTACCGCGAATGGTTCGGCCCCGCTGGGTTCGTGCAGATCGCCCATGCCGAGGCGAAGCCGGGCGACGTCTGGCTGACGCAGATCCGCTCACCGGTGCCCAATCATGGCGGGATACTGCTCGAACGCGGCGAATGCCTGCATCACCCGATGACGCGGGAGGGCGGTCCGGTTCAGCCGAAAGCCTTGTCACGGCGCGAGCCGATCAACCGCTGGCTGCCGCATATCGCCCAAGACCGCGGCGGCATGATCCTGAGATACGAAGGGAGCTGA
- a CDS encoding tail assembly protein, with protein sequence MLRTIYLHGALAQFGESFALDVRDPAEACRALAAQIPGFRKAVEDGRWHVFRGPLLARNDLDEDGVHVGLGRAKEVHIMPVAEGAGDVFNIVAGVALIAAAPFTGGASLYAGGALVLTGITGMLTTQPKVDSYSDRERPDQRPSFIFDGPTNTSTQGLPVPLVYGRMRVGSIVVSASLSAEDIPLDGDGDDGTPVANP encoded by the coding sequence ATGCTACGCACCATCTACCTACACGGCGCCCTGGCCCAGTTCGGCGAGTCGTTCGCTCTGGACGTGCGCGACCCGGCCGAAGCGTGCCGCGCGCTGGCCGCCCAGATCCCCGGCTTTCGCAAGGCGGTGGAAGACGGCCGCTGGCATGTGTTCCGCGGCCCGCTGCTGGCCCGGAACGACCTCGATGAGGACGGTGTGCACGTCGGCCTCGGGCGGGCAAAAGAGGTGCACATCATGCCCGTGGCCGAGGGCGCGGGTGATGTGTTCAATATCGTGGCCGGTGTCGCGCTGATAGCCGCGGCGCCTTTTACCGGTGGCGCCAGCCTTTACGCGGGCGGCGCTCTGGTTCTTACTGGCATCACCGGCATGCTCACGACACAGCCCAAGGTCGACAGCTACAGCGATCGCGAGCGCCCGGATCAGCGCCCGTCATTCATATTCGACGGGCCGACGAATACCAGCACCCAGGGCCTGCCTGTGCCGCTCGTCTACGGCCGTATGCGCGTCGGCTCGATCGTCGTCAGCGCCAGCTTGTCCGCCGAAGACATCCCGCTCGACGGTGACGGCGACGACGGAACGCCGGTCGCCAACCCGTAA
- a CDS encoding phage tail protein has product MSAVADEIDLLIGAKGGGKSGGGGGRVAQEDPNTLRSNSTARIVDVISEGPIVGLVDGFRSVFLDDTPVQNEDDSFNFAGLIRTDRYGYPDQDPFPRQPNVGNPQDVSTQVRADTPAVRTINDTEVDAVIVTIQIPALTYQDPKTGDLRGTSVEWAVDVRPAGGSWTEKLQDKIEGKTTSPYQRSKRIPLDGDGPWDVRVRRITEDSDQSNVRNDTYWASYTELIDAKLIYPDTAAFGLEVDARQFGDTIPARKYDVYGLIISVPSNYNPETREYSGLWDGTFKQAWTDNPAWVYYDLATNTRYGAGLPYVDKWALYQIAQYCDALVDDGYGGEEPRFTFNTVIADQTSVYDALSQLASVFRGMTYWGTNTVMATADMPGDPVQLVTPANVIEGPNGCFEYSGASRSSQHSAWLVSFNDPDSNDRLTPEIVEDEGRIQRLGWKPANLNAIGCNSRGQARRVGLWARETELNEGETLTYTAAIDHAKARPGDIIEQQDPDRANARLSGRLKSTGTSTLTLDKVPDTIDQNETWYLDAVLPTGGIERREITQFDGDTVQLAQPFSKAPVQAGLWVLSSALIAPRLWRVVANRESGAVNGKLRYQITAVEHDPAKYARVEQGIYLPAPPDTLIPTGPITPPTNLTAESYTYIAGGTQHQGLTVSLTPSTDARVQAHVIEARGPTDSNWRTISNGPGTSADILDAVAGVWMLRGRAVDGLGRLSAWVYDNVNVNGLLLPGPPTAVNIITGAFSIQLLPAGLAPGAVWEFWRSNVALDAADIESNAVQVGEGSSLADVKLSHNTTYYYYIRARNVYGVSAWYPVQATTDNNPEEVIAALNERITKSELSQELQQTIAGFDPGALDERFKEIRDQFASGLQTLELGFDTNEPGDAVLPVGWRGGNELTGYLAPIGTGDAAYGALDVDAGNWYLAKCWRLIRPVQNVTGSVRATVDTGQAQMMARFYTAEALFIGDARSDPLTASGTIDYDLPVPAAADYIELVLIAADTPTYADTVPLWFDNYDRRITIARPMDETPIEHAPLEVNS; this is encoded by the coding sequence ATGAGCGCAGTGGCCGACGAAATCGACCTGCTGATCGGCGCCAAGGGCGGCGGCAAATCCGGCGGCGGGGGCGGGCGCGTCGCCCAGGAAGACCCGAACACGCTGCGCTCGAACTCGACCGCGCGCATCGTGGACGTGATCAGCGAAGGCCCGATCGTCGGCCTCGTCGACGGTTTCCGCTCCGTGTTTCTCGACGACACGCCGGTGCAGAACGAGGATGATTCGTTCAACTTCGCAGGCCTGATCCGCACGGATCGCTACGGCTACCCGGATCAAGACCCGTTCCCACGCCAGCCCAACGTCGGTAATCCGCAGGATGTGAGCACGCAGGTCCGCGCGGATACGCCGGCCGTGCGGACGATCAACGACACGGAAGTCGACGCGGTCATCGTCACCATCCAGATCCCGGCGCTGACATATCAAGACCCGAAAACGGGCGACCTGCGCGGCACGAGCGTCGAGTGGGCCGTAGACGTACGACCGGCCGGCGGCAGCTGGACCGAAAAGCTGCAGGACAAGATCGAGGGCAAGACGACATCTCCGTACCAGCGCTCCAAGCGTATCCCGCTCGACGGCGACGGCCCGTGGGACGTGCGCGTACGCCGCATCACCGAAGACAGCGACCAGTCCAACGTCCGCAACGACACGTACTGGGCTTCCTACACCGAGCTCATCGACGCCAAGCTGATCTACCCGGACACCGCCGCGTTCGGCCTTGAAGTGGACGCCCGCCAGTTCGGCGACACGATCCCCGCGCGCAAGTACGACGTCTACGGGCTGATCATCTCGGTGCCGTCGAACTACAACCCGGAAACCCGCGAATACAGCGGCCTGTGGGACGGCACATTCAAACAGGCATGGACGGATAACCCCGCCTGGGTCTACTACGACCTCGCCACGAACACGCGCTATGGCGCCGGCTTGCCGTATGTCGACAAATGGGCGCTGTACCAGATCGCCCAGTACTGCGACGCCCTGGTCGACGACGGCTACGGCGGCGAAGAGCCAAGGTTCACCTTCAACACGGTGATTGCCGACCAGACGAGCGTCTACGACGCGCTGTCCCAGCTGGCGAGCGTGTTCCGTGGCATGACGTACTGGGGCACGAACACGGTGATGGCCACGGCCGATATGCCGGGTGATCCGGTGCAGCTCGTCACCCCGGCGAACGTCATCGAAGGCCCGAACGGCTGCTTCGAATACAGCGGCGCGTCGCGCTCGAGCCAGCACAGCGCCTGGCTCGTCAGCTTCAACGACCCGGACAGCAACGACCGCCTGACGCCCGAGATCGTCGAAGACGAAGGCCGCATACAGCGCCTCGGCTGGAAGCCCGCGAACCTGAACGCGATCGGCTGCAACAGCCGCGGCCAGGCCCGCCGCGTCGGCCTGTGGGCGCGCGAGACCGAACTCAACGAAGGCGAGACGCTCACGTACACCGCGGCGATCGACCACGCCAAGGCCCGCCCGGGCGACATCATCGAGCAGCAAGATCCGGATCGCGCCAATGCGCGCCTGAGCGGACGTCTGAAATCCACAGGCACGAGCACGCTCACGCTGGACAAGGTGCCGGACACGATCGACCAGAACGAGACGTGGTATCTCGACGCCGTGCTGCCCACCGGCGGCATCGAACGCCGCGAAATCACGCAGTTCGACGGCGACACCGTGCAGCTTGCGCAGCCGTTCTCGAAAGCCCCGGTGCAGGCGGGGCTGTGGGTGCTGTCCAGCGCGCTCATTGCGCCGCGCCTCTGGCGTGTCGTCGCCAACCGCGAGAGCGGCGCCGTCAACGGCAAGCTGCGCTATCAGATCACCGCCGTTGAGCACGATCCGGCGAAGTACGCCCGCGTGGAGCAGGGTATCTACCTGCCGGCCCCGCCCGACACGCTCATCCCCACCGGCCCGATCACACCGCCCACGAACCTGACGGCCGAGAGCTACACCTATATCGCCGGCGGCACGCAGCACCAAGGGCTGACCGTCAGCCTCACGCCGAGTACCGATGCGCGCGTGCAGGCACACGTCATAGAAGCCCGCGGGCCGACGGACAGCAACTGGCGGACGATCAGCAACGGACCCGGCACATCCGCCGATATCCTAGACGCCGTCGCGGGTGTGTGGATGCTGCGGGGCCGGGCCGTCGACGGCCTCGGCCGGCTGTCCGCCTGGGTGTACGACAACGTCAACGTCAACGGCCTGCTGCTGCCCGGGCCGCCCACGGCCGTGAACATCATCACCGGCGCGTTCTCGATCCAGCTGCTGCCCGCCGGTTTGGCCCCCGGCGCAGTCTGGGAGTTCTGGCGCTCGAACGTCGCCCTCGACGCCGCCGACATCGAAAGCAACGCCGTGCAGGTGGGCGAGGGCAGCAGCCTGGCCGACGTCAAGCTATCGCACAACACGACGTACTACTACTACATCCGAGCGCGGAACGTATACGGCGTCAGCGCCTGGTATCCCGTCCAGGCCACCACGGACAACAACCCGGAAGAAGTGATCGCCGCCCTGAACGAACGCATCACGAAATCCGAGCTCTCGCAAGAGCTGCAACAAACCATCGCCGGGTTCGACCCGGGCGCGCTCGACGAGCGGTTTAAGGAAATCCGCGATCAGTTCGCCAGCGGGCTGCAGACGCTGGAACTGGGGTTCGACACGAACGAGCCGGGCGATGCCGTGTTGCCCGTCGGCTGGCGTGGCGGCAATGAGCTAACAGGGTATCTAGCCCCGATCGGTACAGGTGATGCGGCCTATGGCGCGCTCGATGTCGATGCCGGGAACTGGTATCTGGCGAAGTGCTGGCGGCTGATCCGCCCGGTTCAGAACGTCACTGGCTCCGTGCGCGCCACGGTCGACACCGGCCAGGCGCAGATGATGGCCCGCTTCTACACCGCCGAGGCCCTGTTCATCGGCGACGCTCGCAGCGACCCGCTCACGGCCAGCGGCACGATCGACTACGACCTGCCCGTGCCCGCCGCCGCCGACTACATCGAACTGGTGCTCATCGCCGCCGACACCCCGACCTACGCGGACACCGTGCCGCTATGGTTCGACAACTACGACCGCCGTATCACCATCGCCCGTCCGATGGACGAAACACCGATTGAGCATGCACCGCTAGAGGTCAATAGCTAA
- a CDS encoding DUF1983 domain-containing protein has translation MARVAFDNVQIDALPSLFEIGQTESADAVRRQYAVQRAEVANDNVDIVSTQVDILRSRFNDPENGVAALAERVETNFTSIQGARDDLSVQSGQLVEITADITDLNSEINSRATIVQLQDAQADNASARAQLSTTLRSEFDGDIAALDQSLSTEIDSVTGKIESMYAVRLQVDNDGTRYIGGYGLSNDGTTVQAAFDVDLFSIGRLGAGKVQPFIVDTSDGNVYIDRAMIAVLNAGELSAITTKTGTLQVDRLTTAAPNSTAGRVELSGQGSYALWGGSGSKTSGNAKWYVDQAGNFVGRDITARGDVEATSVKAGTVNIIDELMIQGNAVVVPIGYKSDAKTNQAGDVWAEVARINVPAGKLRSATPAFVSFGFNYEFEVWGTGNASVGVRLLINGSIEYEYIIEKILVTNSNSSSLVPINRSGAYNFGRQITLGTSAATVALEAEFYTTNNVDNGERATFNRYMFMQALKNSAGM, from the coding sequence ATGGCCCGCGTCGCATTCGACAACGTACAGATCGACGCGTTGCCGTCGCTGTTCGAGATCGGGCAGACGGAATCCGCCGATGCCGTACGCCGGCAGTACGCGGTACAGCGTGCCGAAGTCGCGAACGACAACGTCGATATCGTCAGCACCCAGGTCGATATCCTGCGATCCCGATTCAACGACCCCGAAAACGGCGTTGCGGCCTTGGCCGAGCGCGTTGAGACCAATTTCACCTCGATTCAGGGCGCGCGTGATGATCTGAGCGTGCAATCCGGCCAGCTAGTCGAGATCACGGCGGACATCACGGATCTAAACAGCGAGATCAACAGCCGCGCAACGATCGTCCAGCTGCAGGACGCCCAAGCGGACAACGCATCGGCGCGTGCCCAGCTGAGCACAACGCTACGCTCGGAGTTCGACGGCGATATCGCCGCGCTCGATCAGTCCCTATCGACGGAAATCGACAGCGTCACGGGCAAGATCGAGTCGATGTACGCCGTACGGCTCCAAGTCGACAACGACGGCACGCGCTACATCGGCGGCTACGGCCTCAGCAACGACGGCACGACAGTGCAAGCCGCGTTCGATGTGGACCTTTTCAGCATCGGTCGCCTCGGCGCCGGCAAGGTGCAGCCGTTTATCGTCGATACGTCGGACGGCAATGTCTATATCGACCGGGCGATGATTGCCGTGCTCAACGCCGGCGAGCTGAGCGCGATCACAACTAAAACAGGGACTTTACAGGTCGATAGGCTGACGACTGCGGCGCCCAACAGCACCGCCGGCCGTGTTGAATTGTCGGGTCAAGGCAGTTACGCCCTGTGGGGCGGCAGCGGGTCGAAGACATCCGGCAATGCGAAGTGGTACGTCGACCAGGCCGGCAACTTCGTCGGCCGCGATATCACGGCGCGCGGTGATGTCGAGGCTACAAGCGTTAAAGCGGGCACGGTCAACATCATCGATGAGCTGATGATTCAGGGCAACGCCGTAGTCGTGCCCATCGGTTACAAATCGGATGCGAAAACGAACCAGGCTGGCGATGTCTGGGCGGAAGTTGCGAGGATCAATGTGCCTGCGGGCAAATTGCGATCGGCGACGCCGGCGTTCGTATCGTTCGGATTTAACTACGAGTTTGAGGTGTGGGGGACTGGCAATGCGTCAGTTGGCGTGCGCCTGCTCATCAACGGCTCGATCGAGTACGAGTACATCATCGAAAAAATCCTGGTGACAAACAGCAACAGCAGCTCGCTCGTGCCGATCAATCGCAGCGGCGCATACAATTTCGGCCGACAAATTACGTTGGGCACATCGGCGGCCACCGTGGCCCTGGAGGCCGAGTTCTACACGACGAACAACGTCGACAACGGTGAGCGAGCGACGTTTAACCGCTACATGTTCATGCAAGCGCTCAAAAATTCGGCGGGGATGTAA
- a CDS encoding AarF/ABC1/UbiB kinase family protein gives MAKDHDLGKKKPLKLKTGSFDRNAAMARMGVMAGASFAGHTLGNLFRSKEDKERRNREFYIRQAQFLADELGQLKGSVMKVGQMLSVYGQYFMPPEAIEVLRSLQDDSPPVAWEELEPVVRARLGRERLAEIDIDPEPLAAASLGQVHRATRRSDGRQLCVKIQYPQLADAIDSDIRTLTQIVRLARLVPKGVELNAIMEEVREMIYREVDYDRELRMTREFSQRLAHDPRFVVPEVFPEYSTETVLVTSYESAHHVQSDAVQQLEQSRRNALGRQALELFCREFFIWGIVQTDPHFGNYKVRINDDGQDQMVLLDFGATREFAPRFLGSYYDVVIGAYEGDAQRLIDGAIGINLLRRDSPQHVFDAFAKVGMLMIEPFSAHPPAELTTDDGAYRWGESDLPFRVSRAVSDAAISRWFRIPPREIVFLHRRLGGVFVLLAVLDAEIDAHALLGEYLYHDADNRTETKTETGTSTAG, from the coding sequence ATGGCCAAAGATCACGATCTCGGCAAGAAGAAGCCGCTCAAGCTCAAGACGGGCTCGTTCGACCGCAATGCGGCGATGGCGCGCATGGGCGTGATGGCGGGCGCATCCTTTGCCGGCCACACGCTGGGCAACTTGTTCCGGAGCAAGGAAGACAAGGAACGCCGCAACCGCGAGTTCTATATCCGCCAGGCCCAGTTCCTGGCCGACGAGCTCGGTCAGCTCAAGGGCAGCGTGATGAAGGTCGGCCAGATGCTGTCTGTCTATGGACAGTACTTCATGCCGCCGGAAGCCATCGAGGTGTTGCGCAGTCTTCAGGACGACAGCCCGCCGGTCGCCTGGGAGGAGCTCGAGCCGGTGGTCCGGGCGCGCCTCGGCCGGGAGCGGTTGGCCGAGATCGATATAGATCCGGAGCCGCTCGCCGCAGCGTCGCTTGGCCAGGTCCATCGGGCGACGCGCCGTTCGGATGGGCGCCAGCTTTGCGTGAAGATTCAATACCCGCAGCTGGCCGACGCCATCGACAGCGATATCCGAACCCTGACCCAGATCGTGCGGCTGGCGCGCCTCGTTCCCAAAGGCGTCGAGCTCAACGCGATCATGGAAGAAGTCCGCGAGATGATCTATCGCGAGGTCGACTACGACCGCGAGCTGCGCATGACGCGTGAGTTCTCGCAGCGGCTGGCGCATGACCCGCGTTTCGTGGTGCCCGAAGTCTTTCCCGAATACTCCACCGAGACGGTGCTGGTCACCTCCTACGAGAGCGCCCACCACGTTCAGAGCGACGCCGTTCAGCAACTCGAACAGTCGCGACGCAACGCGCTCGGTCGCCAAGCCCTCGAGCTGTTCTGTCGCGAGTTCTTCATCTGGGGCATCGTTCAGACCGACCCGCACTTTGGCAACTACAAGGTGCGGATCAACGACGATGGCCAGGATCAGATGGTGCTGCTGGATTTCGGCGCCACGCGCGAGTTTGCGCCCCGCTTTCTCGGCTCTTATTACGACGTCGTCATCGGTGCGTATGAAGGCGATGCGCAGCGCTTGATCGACGGCGCGATCGGTATCAATCTGCTGCGCCGGGATTCGCCGCAACATGTCTTCGATGCCTTCGCCAAGGTCGGCATGCTGATGATCGAGCCGTTCTCGGCGCATCCTCCGGCCGAATTGACGACCGACGACGGCGCTTATCGCTGGGGCGAGTCGGATCTGCCGTTCCGGGTGTCCCGCGCGGTGTCGGATGCCGCGATTTCGCGCTGGTTCCGTATTCCGCCGCGCGAGATCGTATTCCTGCACAGGCGGCTGGGCGGCGTGTTCGTGCTGCTGGCCGTGCTGGATGCGGAAATCGATGCGCACGCGCTGCTCGGCGAATATCTCTATCACGACGCCGACAACCGGACCGAGACCAAAACTGAAACGGGCACATCGACGGCGGGTTAG
- a CDS encoding DUF2505 domain-containing protein codes for MKFEETFDFTHDAGTILRMFTDESYYLDKYERLGGRAPKLLDSRQGDGEFEISVRHALDATKLSFPDILKKRIGDRILLTQTDHWTLEDRTGRIDIDIEKAPVDIAIDMRLQERGENASRLTLVFDIDAQVPLLGGKIEKAIAGPITERTRKDLKLSNEMASNYTA; via the coding sequence ATGAAGTTTGAGGAAACCTTCGATTTCACGCATGACGCGGGCACTATTCTGCGCATGTTCACCGACGAATCCTATTATCTCGACAAGTACGAGCGGCTGGGCGGACGTGCGCCCAAGCTGCTCGATAGCCGCCAGGGCGACGGCGAATTCGAGATCAGCGTGCGGCATGCGCTTGACGCGACCAAGTTGTCGTTTCCCGATATTCTGAAGAAGCGGATCGGCGATCGAATCCTGCTGACCCAGACCGATCACTGGACGCTTGAGGATCGCACTGGCCGGATCGATATCGATATCGAGAAAGCGCCGGTGGACATCGCCATCGATATGCGCCTGCAGGAGCGCGGCGAGAACGCCTCGCGCCTGACGCTGGTTTTCGATATCGATGCGCAGGTACCGCTGCTCGGCGGCAAGATCGAAAAAGCGATCGCCGGCCCAATCACCGAGCGTACGCGCAAGGATCTGAAGCTGAGTAACGAAATGGCCTCGAACTACACCGCCTAG
- a CDS encoding DUF2970 domain-containing protein — protein MHDERNEHGRSHCDEPAPPTLWQSWMSVLAAFFGVQSSANRERDFTRGKASHFILLGLLATVLLIGLLIGVVVLIQHFAAPT, from the coding sequence ATGCACGACGAACGTAACGAACACGGCCGCTCGCACTGCGACGAGCCGGCACCGCCCACGCTCTGGCAGTCCTGGATGAGCGTGCTGGCGGCTTTTTTCGGGGTCCAGTCCAGTGCCAACCGGGAGCGCGATTTTACGCGTGGCAAGGCGAGTCATTTCATCCTGCTCGGCCTGCTGGCCACGGTGCTACTGATCGGCCTGTTGATCGGCGTGGTGGTGCTGATCCAGCATTTCGCCGCGCCGACCTAG
- the mutS gene encoding DNA mismatch repair protein MutS has product MSRSVNHGAPDPADDRSHHTPMMRQYLAIKDDYPHMLVFYRMGDFYELFLDDAVRAAELLDITLTARGESGGRSIAMAGVPYHAAESYLARLIALGESVAICEQMEAPGTQKGPVRREVVRVVTPGTVTDDALLDARRANLIVALAPARRAIGIAVLELARGDFAVTEVADETALAAELARLAPREIVVAEGTSLDLAGVETAITERPAWLFDAVSARRKLEAFFDVAQLDAYGCADLPRAIAAAGALIDYVETTQQAALPHISSLRTYAITDTLILDGTTRRNLEIEFSSTGDSRHSLVGLLDRCATPMGARALRRWLAEPQRQFDILRHRHQAIDTLAQGAHADLHERLREIPDVERIATRIALGSARPRDLSGLSRALQALPDLKQRLAGLDAPLIAALNEQLDTVPDVRELLVRALVETPPVVVRDGGVIARGYDTELDELRALSANADGYLAELETRERQRTGVETLKVGYNRVHGYYIEMGRTHADKAPIDYQRRQTLKAVERYITPELKGFEDKVLSARERALAREKALYAELVESLAGHLPRLQAIAAGLAHLDVLCGLTRCALDYRWVAPTLVDAPGIRIKGGRHPVVEQFADHPFVANDTVLDDECRLLLITGPNMGGKSTYMRQTALIVLLAHIGSFVPADAATIGPLDRIFTRIGAGDDLSAGQSTFMVEMSETAQILHHATEASLVLLDEIGRGTSTYDGLALARAVAERLARHNRAYTLFATHYFELTQIADQWPASQNAHFEVADYRSGGEERLVFLHAIRPGPASRSFGLQVASLAGVPRGVIRQAKKHLDELEAQSRAEAGPQMGLFEAAAPDPAVPVEDALRDALAELDCDDLTPRQALEALYRLKRVAAEG; this is encoded by the coding sequence ATGTCCCGATCCGTGAACCACGGCGCCCCCGATCCGGCGGACGACCGGTCGCATCACACACCGATGATGCGACAGTATCTGGCGATCAAGGACGACTATCCGCACATGCTGGTGTTCTACCGCATGGGCGATTTCTACGAGCTGTTCCTCGACGACGCGGTGCGTGCGGCCGAACTGCTCGATATCACGCTCACCGCCCGCGGCGAATCCGGCGGCCGCTCGATCGCCATGGCGGGCGTGCCCTATCACGCCGCCGAGTCCTATCTCGCCCGGCTGATCGCGCTGGGCGAGTCAGTAGCGATCTGCGAACAGATGGAAGCGCCGGGCACGCAGAAAGGTCCGGTTCGCCGCGAAGTCGTACGCGTGGTCACGCCCGGCACGGTCACCGACGATGCCCTGCTGGACGCGCGGCGCGCGAATCTGATCGTGGCGCTCGCCCCCGCCAGACGGGCGATCGGCATCGCAGTGCTGGAGCTTGCTCGCGGCGACTTCGCCGTCACCGAAGTCGCCGACGAGACCGCCCTGGCCGCCGAACTTGCGCGTCTGGCCCCAAGAGAAATCGTGGTAGCCGAAGGCACCTCTCTCGATCTGGCCGGCGTGGAGACTGCCATTACCGAACGTCCCGCCTGGCTGTTCGACGCAGTGAGCGCGCGCCGCAAACTCGAAGCGTTTTTCGATGTGGCCCAGCTCGATGCCTATGGTTGCGCCGATCTGCCGCGCGCGATCGCTGCGGCCGGTGCGCTGATCGACTATGTCGAGACCACGCAGCAGGCTGCCCTGCCCCATATCAGCAGCCTGCGTACGTATGCGATCACCGACACGCTCATACTCGACGGCACCACGCGGCGCAATCTGGAAATCGAGTTCAGCTCGACCGGCGACAGTCGCCACAGTCTCGTCGGCCTGCTGGATCGCTGTGCCACGCCGATGGGCGCACGCGCCTTGCGCCGCTGGCTGGCCGAGCCGCAGAGACAGTTCGATATCCTGCGCCACCGTCATCAGGCCATCGACACACTGGCTCAGGGCGCACACGCCGATCTTCACGAGCGGCTACGCGAGATCCCGGATGTTGAACGCATCGCGACCCGTATCGCGCTGGGTTCGGCACGCCCGCGCGATCTGTCCGGGCTGAGCCGCGCTCTGCAGGCGCTGCCCGATCTCAAGCAACGTCTGGCCGGACTCGATGCGCCTCTGATCGCTGCGCTCAACGAACAACTGGACACCGTGCCCGATGTCCGCGAGCTGCTCGTGCGGGCGCTGGTCGAGACACCGCCGGTGGTCGTACGCGACGGTGGCGTTATCGCCCGCGGCTACGACACCGAGCTGGACGAGCTGCGCGCGCTGTCGGCCAACGCCGACGGTTATCTGGCCGAGCTGGAAACACGCGAACGCCAACGTACCGGCGTCGAGACGCTCAAGGTCGGCTATAACCGCGTGCACGGCTACTACATCGAGATGGGGCGGACACACGCGGACAAAGCGCCGATCGACTACCAGCGTCGCCAGACGCTCAAGGCCGTGGAGCGGTATATCACGCCTGAACTCAAGGGCTTCGAGGACAAGGTACTCTCGGCCCGCGAACGCGCCCTGGCTCGGGAAAAAGCGCTCTACGCCGAATTGGTCGAGTCGCTGGCCGGCCACCTACCGCGGCTGCAGGCGATCGCGGCCGGGCTGGCCCATCTGGACGTCCTCTGCGGGCTGACCCGCTGCGCGCTGGACTATCGCTGGGTCGCGCCGACACTTGTCGATGCGCCCGGCATCCGAATCAAGGGTGGACGCCACCCGGTGGTAGAACAGTTCGCCGACCATCCGTTCGTGGCCAACGATACGGTGCTCGACGACGAATGCCGCCTGCTGCTCATCACCGGACCCAACATGGGCGGCAAATCGACCTACATGCGCCAGACAGCGCTGATCGTTCTGCTGGCCCATATCGGCAGCTTCGTGCCGGCCGATGCCGCGACAATCGGCCCACTGGATCGTATCTTCACGCGGATCGGTGCAGGCGATGATCTGTCGGCCGGGCAATCGACCTTCATGGTCGAGATGAGCGAGACCGCACAGATCCTGCATCATGCAACCGAGGCATCGCTGGTGCTGCTCGACGAAATCGGCCGGGGCACGTCGACCTACGACGGGCTGGCGCTGGCACGCGCGGTCGCCGAGCGGCTGGCACGACACAACCGTGCATATACGCTGTTCGCCACCCACTACTTCGAACTGACCCAGATCGCCGACCAGTGGCCGGCCAGCCAGAACGCCCATTTCGAGGTCGCCGACTATCGCAGTGGCGGCGAAGAGCGTCTGGTGTTCCTGCACGCCATCCGGCCCGGCCCGGCATCACGCAGCTTCGGCCTGCAGGTCGCCTCGCTCGCCGGCGTGCCTCGCGGCGTGATTCGCCAGGCCAAGAAACACCTGGACGAACTCGAAGCCCAGTCGCGCGCCGAAGCCGGGCCGCAGATGGGTCTATTCGAAGCCGCCGCGCCCGATCCGGCCGTGCCGGTCGAGGATGCGCTGCGCGACGCACTGGCCGAACTGGACTGTGACGATCTCACGCCCCGACAGGCCCTGGAAGCGCTCTATCGGCTCAAACGGGTAGCCGCGGAGGGGTGA